Proteins co-encoded in one Streptomyces sp. SLBN-31 genomic window:
- a CDS encoding FAD-dependent monooxygenase: MVHGVEGDVVVVGGGPVGLLLACELAGRGVRTVVVESRAGVSRCPRATTLHARAVQCLVRRGYLAGLVSGSGGRMTGRESGAGGADTGGGPVSSPFHFAGLAGLVISVPAGEPEPVLKCAQEVLERHFEERARAVGVRVLRGCRVTDVRQGPGGVRVTARGPGGAAVVCTGRYLVGADGARSLVRREAGFASRAYPATVSAMAGDVRVEGDRGSLEAGWRRTERGWIVAKPLEEGWVRLRTLNCQGAHADRDRPLVLEELQREVCWVTGRDITLRDGRWLSRFSDFSRLAASYRQGRIFLAGDAAHVHFPVGGQGLSTGVLDAVNLGWKLALAVRGWAGEGLLDSYDSERRPAAQRVIDHTRAQLALMRPGPELDPLRALFGELLARGGESGVLASMVSAQDTVLPTRGAGCSAWEGTFLHNTVLRTRHGRADVIGLLREGLPLLLLLGGHRGTDACAEKAGGWAGRVRVVEAEPVSGLPCALLVRPDGYVAWALEGEGAAAWASGAGGLAAVLTELFGPAAAVRAPGVLAGAVG; this comes from the coding sequence ATGGTGCACGGGGTTGAGGGGGATGTGGTGGTCGTGGGCGGGGGGCCGGTGGGGTTGCTGCTGGCGTGTGAGCTGGCGGGGCGTGGGGTGAGGACGGTGGTGGTCGAGTCGCGGGCGGGGGTTTCGCGGTGTCCGAGGGCGACGACGTTGCATGCGCGTGCGGTGCAGTGTCTGGTGCGGCGGGGGTATCTCGCGGGGCTGGTGTCCGGTAGCGGCGGGCGGATGACTGGCCGTGAGAGCGGGGCGGGTGGGGCGGATACCGGTGGGGGGCCGGTGAGCAGTCCGTTCCACTTCGCGGGTTTGGCGGGGTTGGTGATTTCGGTGCCGGCGGGGGAGCCGGAGCCGGTGTTGAAGTGTGCGCAGGAGGTGCTGGAGCGGCATTTCGAGGAGCGGGCGCGGGCGGTGGGTGTGCGGGTTCTGCGGGGGTGTCGGGTGACGGATGTGCGGCAGGGTCCGGGTGGGGTGCGGGTCACCGCGCGGGGGCCGGGTGGTGCGGCGGTGGTGTGTACGGGCCGGTACCTGGTGGGAGCCGACGGGGCCCGCAGCCTGGTGCGCCGTGAGGCCGGCTTCGCCTCCCGTGCCTATCCGGCGACGGTGTCGGCGATGGCGGGGGATGTCCGCGTAGAGGGAGACAGGGGCAGTCTGGAGGCGGGGTGGCGTCGCACGGAGCGGGGCTGGATCGTTGCCAAGCCTCTCGAAGAGGGGTGGGTCCGTCTGCGCACGCTGAACTGCCAGGGTGCGCACGCCGATCGTGATCGGCCGTTGGTCCTGGAAGAGCTCCAGCGTGAAGTGTGTTGGGTCACCGGCCGGGACATCACTTTGCGTGATGGTCGGTGGTTGAGCAGGTTCAGTGATTTTTCCCGGCTGGCTGCCTCCTACCGGCAGGGGCGCATCTTCTTGGCGGGGGATGCGGCGCATGTGCATTTCCCGGTCGGGGGTCAGGGGTTGAGTACGGGGGTGCTGGATGCGGTGAATCTGGGCTGGAAGCTGGCGCTGGCGGTGCGCGGCTGGGCGGGGGAGGGGCTGCTGGACAGCTATGACAGCGAGCGGCGGCCTGCGGCGCAGCGGGTGATCGACCATACGCGTGCCCAGCTGGCGTTGATGCGGCCCGGCCCGGAACTGGACCCGCTGCGGGCGCTGTTCGGTGAGCTGCTGGCCCGGGGCGGGGAGAGCGGTGTGCTGGCGTCGATGGTCAGCGCTCAGGACACGGTGCTGCCGACGCGAGGTGCGGGCTGTTCTGCCTGGGAGGGAACGTTCCTGCACAACACCGTCCTGCGCACCCGCCACGGTCGGGCCGATGTGATCGGTCTGCTGCGCGAGGGCTTGCCGCTGCTGCTGCTCTTGGGCGGCCACCGTGGCACCGACGCCTGTGCCGAAAAGGCTGGGGGGTGGGCGGGGCGGGTGCGGGTGGTGGAGGCCGAGCCGGTGTCCGGTCTGCCCTGTGCGCTGCTGGTGCGGCCCGATGGGTATGTCGCCTGGGCATTGGAGGGTGAGGGGGCGGCCGCCTGGGCGTCGGGGGCCGGCGGGCTGGCCGCTGTGCTGACGGAGCTCTTCGGCCCGGCCGCGGCAGTGAGGGCCCCCGGTGTGCTGGCCGGGGCGGTCGGCTGA
- a CDS encoding ScbR family autoregulator-binding transcription factor, whose product MAKQERAVRTRRVILSAAARVFEERGYQAATVNEILASAGVTKGALYFHFPSKEHLAEGVLHAQDLDVPIPERACKIQQMVDTVVLHAYRLQTDAMVRAGVRLSLDQQAQGLDRSGPFLRWSEVGTQLLDEAKTQGELLPHVTPTETADVLVGAFAGIQAMSQALTNYQDLPTRVSALLRHVLPSVVIPSVLTSLDLTPTRGHTVYTELQTLHPDLPTLNPSREPAPAG is encoded by the coding sequence ATGGCGAAACAAGAACGGGCGGTCCGCACCCGGCGCGTCATCCTGTCGGCCGCGGCACGGGTCTTCGAAGAACGCGGCTACCAGGCCGCCACCGTCAACGAGATCCTCGCCAGCGCCGGCGTCACCAAGGGCGCCCTGTACTTCCACTTCCCCTCCAAAGAACACCTCGCCGAGGGCGTCCTGCACGCCCAGGACCTCGACGTGCCCATCCCCGAACGCGCCTGCAAAATCCAGCAGATGGTCGACACCGTCGTCCTGCACGCCTACCGCCTGCAAACCGACGCCATGGTCCGCGCCGGGGTACGCCTCTCCCTCGACCAGCAAGCCCAGGGCCTCGACCGCAGCGGACCCTTCCTGCGCTGGAGCGAGGTCGGCACCCAACTCCTGGATGAGGCCAAAACCCAGGGCGAACTCCTGCCCCACGTCACCCCCACCGAGACCGCCGACGTCCTCGTCGGCGCCTTCGCCGGCATCCAGGCCATGTCCCAGGCCCTGACCAACTACCAAGACCTCCCCACCCGCGTCAGCGCCCTCCTGCGCCACGTCCTGCCCAGCGTCGTCATCCCCTCCGTCCTCACCTCCCTCGACCTCACCCCCACCCGCGGCCACACCGTCTACACCGAACTCCAAACCCTCCACCCCGACCTCCCCACCCTCAACCCGTCGCGGGAACCCGCCCCCGCCGGCTGA
- a CDS encoding medium chain dehydrogenase/reductase family protein, with translation MKRVVIDHFGGPEVLRVVEDDDPRPGPGEVCVRVLAAGVSFTDAQLRAGTYLGVPKPPFTPGYELVGVVEELGPGCSRLREGDRIGALTVWGADAERVCVPEAEAVEVPENLDPAEVLNLVFTYMTAYQLLHRVARVRSGESVLVHGAAGRVGTAVLELGAAAGLHLYGTASARDRAKVEQLGAVAIDYRNEDFLARVRELPGKGVDVVLDGLGGAVSLRSFRALRRGGRLVVYGHYATLEHGHKNRRAWAEWYAATGAVALWSLLSPRRQALAYRIQKLHGRHRQVLPVAGSHPALPVGGGPRDPEQFRADFRALLELLREHKIHPVVAERLPLSDARLAHEMLERSAAKGKLVLVP, from the coding sequence GTGAAGCGCGTCGTCATTGATCATTTCGGCGGCCCCGAGGTTTTGCGGGTCGTAGAGGACGACGATCCCCGGCCGGGGCCTGGTGAGGTGTGCGTCAGGGTGCTGGCCGCAGGCGTGTCGTTCACCGATGCCCAACTGCGCGCCGGCACGTATCTGGGCGTACCGAAGCCGCCGTTCACGCCCGGCTATGAGCTCGTCGGTGTCGTCGAGGAGCTGGGCCCGGGCTGCTCGAGGCTGCGAGAGGGGGACCGCATCGGTGCGCTGACGGTGTGGGGCGCCGACGCGGAGCGCGTCTGCGTGCCGGAGGCGGAGGCGGTCGAGGTACCCGAGAACCTCGACCCCGCCGAGGTTCTGAACCTCGTGTTCACTTACATGACCGCCTACCAGCTGCTGCACCGCGTGGCGAGGGTGAGGAGCGGCGAGTCGGTGCTCGTGCACGGTGCTGCCGGCAGGGTGGGCACCGCGGTCCTCGAACTCGGAGCGGCCGCCGGGCTTCACCTCTATGGAACCGCGTCCGCCCGCGACCGGGCCAAGGTCGAACAGCTCGGCGCGGTGGCGATCGACTATCGCAACGAGGACTTCCTGGCGCGCGTACGCGAGCTCCCCGGGAAAGGCGTCGACGTCGTGCTCGACGGCCTCGGCGGCGCGGTGTCGCTGCGCTCCTTCCGCGCGCTGAGGCGCGGCGGACGGCTTGTCGTGTACGGCCACTACGCCACGCTCGAGCATGGGCACAAGAACCGGCGAGCGTGGGCAGAGTGGTACGCGGCTACGGGGGCCGTCGCGCTTTGGAGCCTGCTCTCGCCCCGTCGGCAGGCACTCGCCTACCGGATCCAGAAACTGCACGGTCGTCACCGCCAAGTGCTGCCCGTGGCCGGCAGCCACCCAGCGCTTCCCGTGGGTGGAGGTCCCCGCGACCCGGAGCAGTTCCGGGCGGACTTCCGCGCGCTGCTAGAGCTGCTCCGTGAACACAAGATCCACCCCGTCGTGGCCGAACGCCTGCCGCTGTCGGACGCTCGTCTCGCGCACGAGATGCTCGAGCGCTCGGCAGCGAAGGGAAAGCTCGTGCTCGTGCCATAA